A genomic segment from Salvia splendens isolate huo1 chromosome 13, SspV2, whole genome shotgun sequence encodes:
- the LOC121760215 gene encoding uncharacterized protein LOC121760215 has product MAFLFVDSLAKNNSRFVQISCKILELLFLSMGLVSTILFLKDALNLPQYCKTIFSTATEFWSSIKCFFSSSPTTITAVTINLMILLIFASSRRRHHLETTTSNYILGHVDTDLEFQIDHDHDFDLDQDQDHDHDQSPLILEPPPLPQPSAPPIWDVIEVTPLLLLPSDVAQPILIRDSNATNWYDDDVSNQDSSVGLQTHLISNVQSTVLTSSTAVATIEKWKDALIIEKEAEEREATDQEEDNTMDATWEAITGGGKPKQKLKPKLKQKKKLGLKKSETWEEAVSQRRRQPRRLDSEEVVPTSPKWRELRKAETFNDAVSATRRGGLVRRDPSMSLEEFNLKVDRFIKNFNDEIRLQRQESYQRYLRIINQRG; this is encoded by the coding sequence ATGGCATTTCTATTTGTAGACAGTTTAGCCAAGAACAACAGTAGATTTGTACAGATCTCATGCAAAATCCTAGAGCTTCTCTTCCTCTCAATGGGCCTCGTCTCCACCATCCTCTTCCTCAAAGACGCGTTGAATCTTCCTCAGTATTGCAAAACCATTTTCTCAACCGCGACCGAGTTCTGGAGCTCCATCAAATGCTTcttttcctcttcccccaccacCATCACCGCCGTCACCATCAACCTCATGATCCTCCTCATATTCGCCTCctcccgccgccgccaccacctaGAAACCACCACCAGCAACTATATTCTTGGCCATGTTGATACTGATCTTGAATTCCAAATTGACCATGATCATGATTTTGATCTTGATCAAGACCAAGACCATGATCATGATCAATCACCCTTGATCCTTGAACCGCCGCCGCTCCCGCAGCCATCTGCGCCGCCGATTTGGGACGTCATAGAAGTAACTCCACTTTTGCTGCTGCCATCTGACGTGGCGCAGCCTATCCTCATCAGAGACAGCAACGCGACAAATTGGTACGATGATGATGTCTCAAATCAAGACAGTtctgttgggttacaaacccatctcATATCAAATGTGCAGTCGACAGTACTAACAAGTAGTACCGCAGTTGCAACGATTGAAAAATGGAAGGATGCGCTGATCATCGAAAAGGAGGCGGAGGAGAGAGAAGCGACGGATCAAGAAGAGGACAACACGATGGATGCCACGTGGGAGGCGATCACTGGGGGAGGGAAGCCGAAGCAGAAGCTGAAGCCGAAGCTGAAGCAGAAGAAGAAATTAGGACTCAAGAAGAGTGAGACGTGGGAGGAGGCGGTgtcgcagcggcggcggcagccGAGGCGGCTGGACTCGGAGGAGGTGGTGCCGACATCGCCAAAGTGGAGGGAGCTGAGGAAGGCGGAGACGTTCAACGACGCGGTGTCGGCGACGAGGAGAGGAGGGCTGGTGAGGAGAGATCCGTCGATGAGTCTCGAGGAGTTTAATCTGAAGGTGGACAGATTCATCAAGAATTTCAACGACGAAATCCGGCTGCAGAGGCAGGAATCTTACCAGAGATACTTGCGTATCATCAACCAGCGTGGCTAG
- the LOC121762418 gene encoding plastid division protein CDP1, chloroplastic-like isoform X1, translating to MANIHALVPSVNRLCLFSEAGNNLCCYNAGDTLIWRRNYDARKKCGDYDYHSGCGARDSAAGRSWRLCAATDLRVVQESHDKRINTANQLPVIEIPVTCYQIIGVHDRAEKDEIVKSVMHLKNAEIEEGYTKEAVLSRRDVLMDVRDKLLFEPEYAGNFKEKQPPKSSLKIPWTWLPGALCLLQEVGEEKLVLEIGRRALQHLESKPFVHDLLLSMALAECAIAKAGFEKNNISQGFEALARAQCLLRSKISLGKMMLLSQIEESLEELAPACTLDLLGMPHTPENAERRIGAIAALRELLRQGLDVETSCQVQDWACFLNQALKKLLATEIVELVPWDTLAITRKNRKSLVAQNQRIVIDFNSFYVVLLAHIALGVSSKQIDLISKAKLICECLIASEGIDLKFEEAFCAFLLGQGDEATAVEKLRQLELNSAPSSQKALQIKETTEVSSANKPLETWLKDAVLGMFPDTRDCTPSLAEFFMGDKRASGKRQYKKISPTLSDTSHRSLSLSLPMDRRDEVTGSYTETSRHLGPAVKQLAPPNLESPLIESKVNAGSNASTPSVQLKRTLGSQQGGVWNTWLDFSHVIGNMVYATALGCILGALLKLVTSQQLRLGNGSRWRMYEHRIAASSPTPSDSSVDFSFRRARTKQNGIMRQIQKVFSLVKRQSGVHPESADLQTASLSSSISSTYRFPMPVEDAEALVKQWQLIKADALGPNHNICGLGEILDGPMLAQWQALADTAEARSCYWRFVLLHLTIEHAEILKDGAGGEMADIEVHLEEAAELVDESLPKNPTYYSPYKIRYLLKRQDDGSWRFWECDILTPS from the exons ATGGCCAATATTCACGCGTTGGTGCCTAGTGTAAATCGCCTATGCCTTTTCAGTGAAGCTGGAAACAACTTATGCTGTTACAATGCGGGCGATACTCTAATTTGGCGGCGCAATTACGACGCGAGGAAGAAATGCGGCGATTATGATTATCACAGTGGCTGCGGAGCTAGGGATTCGGCGGCTGGCCGCTCGTGGAGATTGTGTGCTGCAACGGACCTTCGAGTCGTTCAGGAGAGTCATGATAAACGCATCAATACTGCGAATCAGCTTCCAGTTATTGAAATCCCCGTCACCTGCTACCAG ATTATTGGTGTTCATGATCGAGCAGAGAAAGATGAAATTGTTAAGTCAGTGATGCATCTAAAAAATGCAGAGATTGAAGAGGGATACACCAAGGAAGCAGTTTTGTCTCGCAGG GATGTTTTGATGGATGTAAGAGACAAACTTCTTTTTGAACCAGAATATGCTGGAAATTTCAAAGAGAAGCAGCCGCCTAAATCTTCTCTCAAGATTCCTTGGACTTGGTTGCCTGGTGCTCTATGCCTTCTTCAGGAG GTTGGTGAAGAGAAGCTTGTGCTAGAAATTGGACGAAGAGCTCTGCAGCATCTTGAATCAAAGCCATTTGTTCACGATTTGCTGTTATCCATGGCCTTAGCAGAG TGTGCAATTGCCAAAGCTGGATTTGAGAAGAACAATATATCTCAAGGATTTGAAGCTCTTGCCCGTGCTCAGTGTCTTCTGAGGAGCAAGATATCTCTTGGGAAGATGATGTTATTGTCTCAG ATAGAAGAATCATTGGAGGAGCTTGCTCCTGCTTGCACTTTGGATCTATTGGGCATGCCCCATACGCCTGAAAATGCAGAGCGAAGAATTGGTGCAATTGCAGCTTTGCGTGAATTGTTGAGACAAGGCCTGGATGTTGAAACTTCATGTCAAGTTCAAGACTGGGCTTGTTTTCTGAATCAGGCACTCAAAAAGCTATTGGCTACAGAAATAGTGGAACTTGTTCCATGGGATACCTTAGCTATTACCAGAAAGAACAGAAAGTCTCTTGTGGCACAGAATCAAAGGATTGTCATTGATTTCAACAGCTTCTACGTAGTTTTGTTAGCACATATTGCACTTGGAGTTTCAAGCAAACAAATAGACCTG ATTAGCAAAGCAAAATTAATTTGCGAGTGCTTAATAGCATCAGAAGGCATTGACTTGAAATTTGAGGAGGCCTTTTGTGCTTTCCTTCTTGGGCAG GGGGATGAAGCTACAGCTGTTGAAAAGCTAAGACAGCTCGAACTGAATTCTGCTCCTAGTTCTCAGAAAGCACTGCAAATCAAAGAAACTACAGAAGTTTCAAGTGCCAACAAACCACTG GAAACATGGTTGAAAGATGCTGTTCTTGGCATGTTTCCAGATACCCGAGATTGTACCCCATCCTTG GCTGAATTTTTCATGGGTGACAAAAGAGCTTCTGGAAAAAGACAGTACAAAAAAATTTCTCCAACTTTATCCGACACAAGTCACAGATCACTTTCTTTGTCTCTTCCAATGGATCGAAGAGATGAAGTGACAGGTTCTTACACAGAAACTTCACGACATCTTGGGCCAGCAGTCAAGCAGCTTGCTCCTCCTAACCTGGAAAGTCCACTAATAGAGAGCAAGGTCAATGCTGGAAGCAATGCTAGCACACCCTCTGTTCAATTGAAGAGAACATTAGGTTCCCAGCAGGGTGGAGTATGGAATACGTGGTTGGACTTCAGTCATGTGATTGGAAACATGGTATATGCTACTGCATTAGGCTGTATCTTGGGTGCCCTGTTGAAGCTAGTTACCTCACAACAGTTGAGACTAGGAAATGGTTCGAGATGGAGGATGTATGAACATAGAATTGCCGCAAGCTCTCCTACCCCGTCCGATTCTTCAGTGGATTTTAGTTTCAGACGTGCGAGAACTAAGCAAAATGGTATCATGAGACAAATCCAGAAAGTCTTTTCACTTGTTAAAAGGCAGTCTGGGGTCCATCCAGAATCTGCTGACCTGCAAACagcttctctctcttcttcaatatcatcaacatataggtTTCCAATGCCGGTTGAAGATGCTGAGGCTCTTGTCAAACAGTGGCAATTAATTAAAGCAGACGCACTTGGACCTAACCACAACATATGTGGGCTTGGTGAAATACTTGATGGACCGATGCTTGCGCAG TGGCAAGCGTTAGCTGATACTGCAGAAGCAAGGTCGTGCTACTGGAGATTTGTTTTGCTGCACTTGACAATTGAACATGCAGAGATTTTGAAAGACGGAGCTGGTGGGGAGATGGCAGACATAGAAGTACATTTGGAGGAGGCCGCTGAACTGGTGGATGAATCCCTGCCCAAAAACCCAACTTACTACAG CCCTTATAAGATCCGTTATCTTCTGAAGAGGCAAGACGACGGATCATGGAGGTTCTGGGAATGTGATATTCTAACTCCATCATGA
- the LOC121762418 gene encoding plastid division protein CDP1, chloroplastic-like isoform X2, whose amino-acid sequence MDVRDKLLFEPEYAGNFKEKQPPKSSLKIPWTWLPGALCLLQEVGEEKLVLEIGRRALQHLESKPFVHDLLLSMALAECAIAKAGFEKNNISQGFEALARAQCLLRSKISLGKMMLLSQIEESLEELAPACTLDLLGMPHTPENAERRIGAIAALRELLRQGLDVETSCQVQDWACFLNQALKKLLATEIVELVPWDTLAITRKNRKSLVAQNQRIVIDFNSFYVVLLAHIALGVSSKQIDLISKAKLICECLIASEGIDLKFEEAFCAFLLGQGDEATAVEKLRQLELNSAPSSQKALQIKETTEVSSANKPLETWLKDAVLGMFPDTRDCTPSLAEFFMGDKRASGKRQYKKISPTLSDTSHRSLSLSLPMDRRDEVTGSYTETSRHLGPAVKQLAPPNLESPLIESKVNAGSNASTPSVQLKRTLGSQQGGVWNTWLDFSHVIGNMVYATALGCILGALLKLVTSQQLRLGNGSRWRMYEHRIAASSPTPSDSSVDFSFRRARTKQNGIMRQIQKVFSLVKRQSGVHPESADLQTASLSSSISSTYRFPMPVEDAEALVKQWQLIKADALGPNHNICGLGEILDGPMLAQWQALADTAEARSCYWRFVLLHLTIEHAEILKDGAGGEMADIEVHLEEAAELVDESLPKNPTYYSPYKIRYLLKRQDDGSWRFWECDILTPS is encoded by the exons ATGGATGTAAGAGACAAACTTCTTTTTGAACCAGAATATGCTGGAAATTTCAAAGAGAAGCAGCCGCCTAAATCTTCTCTCAAGATTCCTTGGACTTGGTTGCCTGGTGCTCTATGCCTTCTTCAGGAG GTTGGTGAAGAGAAGCTTGTGCTAGAAATTGGACGAAGAGCTCTGCAGCATCTTGAATCAAAGCCATTTGTTCACGATTTGCTGTTATCCATGGCCTTAGCAGAG TGTGCAATTGCCAAAGCTGGATTTGAGAAGAACAATATATCTCAAGGATTTGAAGCTCTTGCCCGTGCTCAGTGTCTTCTGAGGAGCAAGATATCTCTTGGGAAGATGATGTTATTGTCTCAG ATAGAAGAATCATTGGAGGAGCTTGCTCCTGCTTGCACTTTGGATCTATTGGGCATGCCCCATACGCCTGAAAATGCAGAGCGAAGAATTGGTGCAATTGCAGCTTTGCGTGAATTGTTGAGACAAGGCCTGGATGTTGAAACTTCATGTCAAGTTCAAGACTGGGCTTGTTTTCTGAATCAGGCACTCAAAAAGCTATTGGCTACAGAAATAGTGGAACTTGTTCCATGGGATACCTTAGCTATTACCAGAAAGAACAGAAAGTCTCTTGTGGCACAGAATCAAAGGATTGTCATTGATTTCAACAGCTTCTACGTAGTTTTGTTAGCACATATTGCACTTGGAGTTTCAAGCAAACAAATAGACCTG ATTAGCAAAGCAAAATTAATTTGCGAGTGCTTAATAGCATCAGAAGGCATTGACTTGAAATTTGAGGAGGCCTTTTGTGCTTTCCTTCTTGGGCAG GGGGATGAAGCTACAGCTGTTGAAAAGCTAAGACAGCTCGAACTGAATTCTGCTCCTAGTTCTCAGAAAGCACTGCAAATCAAAGAAACTACAGAAGTTTCAAGTGCCAACAAACCACTG GAAACATGGTTGAAAGATGCTGTTCTTGGCATGTTTCCAGATACCCGAGATTGTACCCCATCCTTG GCTGAATTTTTCATGGGTGACAAAAGAGCTTCTGGAAAAAGACAGTACAAAAAAATTTCTCCAACTTTATCCGACACAAGTCACAGATCACTTTCTTTGTCTCTTCCAATGGATCGAAGAGATGAAGTGACAGGTTCTTACACAGAAACTTCACGACATCTTGGGCCAGCAGTCAAGCAGCTTGCTCCTCCTAACCTGGAAAGTCCACTAATAGAGAGCAAGGTCAATGCTGGAAGCAATGCTAGCACACCCTCTGTTCAATTGAAGAGAACATTAGGTTCCCAGCAGGGTGGAGTATGGAATACGTGGTTGGACTTCAGTCATGTGATTGGAAACATGGTATATGCTACTGCATTAGGCTGTATCTTGGGTGCCCTGTTGAAGCTAGTTACCTCACAACAGTTGAGACTAGGAAATGGTTCGAGATGGAGGATGTATGAACATAGAATTGCCGCAAGCTCTCCTACCCCGTCCGATTCTTCAGTGGATTTTAGTTTCAGACGTGCGAGAACTAAGCAAAATGGTATCATGAGACAAATCCAGAAAGTCTTTTCACTTGTTAAAAGGCAGTCTGGGGTCCATCCAGAATCTGCTGACCTGCAAACagcttctctctcttcttcaatatcatcaacatataggtTTCCAATGCCGGTTGAAGATGCTGAGGCTCTTGTCAAACAGTGGCAATTAATTAAAGCAGACGCACTTGGACCTAACCACAACATATGTGGGCTTGGTGAAATACTTGATGGACCGATGCTTGCGCAG TGGCAAGCGTTAGCTGATACTGCAGAAGCAAGGTCGTGCTACTGGAGATTTGTTTTGCTGCACTTGACAATTGAACATGCAGAGATTTTGAAAGACGGAGCTGGTGGGGAGATGGCAGACATAGAAGTACATTTGGAGGAGGCCGCTGAACTGGTGGATGAATCCCTGCCCAAAAACCCAACTTACTACAG CCCTTATAAGATCCGTTATCTTCTGAAGAGGCAAGACGACGGATCATGGAGGTTCTGGGAATGTGATATTCTAACTCCATCATGA
- the LOC121762382 gene encoding DNA-binding protein RHL1-like, with the protein MVRGGKKSAATAADPEAGERSRLKKLAFSRSILSQDVVKLASSAALAPSKTVIKHHGCDILRKSQRKNKYLFSFPGLLGPVSGGKIGELKDLGTKNPILYLDFPQGRMKLFGTIVYPKNRYLTLQFSKSGKNVTCDDYFENMVVFSDAWWIGTKEMNPEELQLEFPKELSPEKHEKVDFKGGVGVTSDCTQGSVKPAKKIVEREPEKDYLEDELTDSPDDYKELAEMTPTRHSARTAGKTFKFAESSGNGDETPEEEVTKVDNETKRFYTSKKTENCSPSVFEGDSNDGRKDTASGQFKRTGKAKDSSENQRTPLVQTTLSSLFKKVEDKKEKKVAEGNTNTSEASKPIKGRKKTGGRKSETSTASKDQKKQHKVDEDNEIEEFSSSPEDMGESDEDWTV; encoded by the exons ATGGTTCGAGGAGGAAAGAAGAgtgccgccaccgccgccgatCCGGAGGCGGGAGAGAGGTCGCGGCTGAAGAAATTGGCCTTCTCCCGAAGCATTCTGTCGCAGGATGTCGTGAAGTTAGCCAGCTCAGCTGCTCTCGCCCCGTCCAAAACTGTGATCAAGCACCACGGCTGTGATATTTTGAGGAAGTCGCAACGGAAGAACAAATACCTCTTCTCATTCCCTGGCCTTCTCGGCCCCGTCTCTGGCGGTAAAATTGGGGAGCTCAAAGACCTTGGCACAAAAAACCCCATTCTATACCTAGACTTCCCCCAG GGTCGAATGAAATTGTTTGGAACAATTGTTTATCCGAAGAACAGGTACTTGACACTGCAATTTTCCAAGAGCGGGAAGAATGTTACATGTGATGACTACTTTGAGAATATG GTAGTATTTTCAGATGCTTGGTGGATCGGGACGAAAGAGATGAATCCAGAAGAGTTGCAGCTTGAGTTTCCGAAGGAGCTCAGTCCG GAAAAACATGAAAAAGTCGATTTCAAGGGTGGAGTAGGGGTCACATCAGACTGTACACAAGGTTCTGTAAAACCTGCAAAGAAAATCGTGGAACGAGAGCCTGAAAAAGATTATTTGGAGGATGAGTTGACTGACAGTCCAGATGATTACAAGGAGTTGGCCGAAATGACTCCCACCAGACATTCAGCCAGGACTGCTGGGAAAACGTTCAA ATTTGCAGAATCATCTGGAAATGGAGACGAGACACCTGAAGAAGAGGTTACCAAAGTTGATAATGAAACTAAAAGATTTTATACATCTAAGA AGACAGAAAATTGCTCACCATCTGTATTTGAGGGTGACAGCAATGATGGAAGAAAAGATACAGCTTCAGGTCAATTTAAGCGGACTGGGAAAGCTAAGGATTCCTCTGAGAATCAGAGAACACCTCTTGTCCAGACAACATTATCTTCACTGTTTAAGAAAGTGGAGGACAAG AAGGAGAAGAAGGTTGCAGAAGGCAATACCAACACTTCTGAA GCCTCGAAGCctataaaagggagaaagaAAACAGGGGGAAGAAAGTCTG